The genomic stretch ggaaccccagtagtgagaaaggctttgaaaagtcactgatctgagtcggagaggtcaaaaTCAGGCTCGAACAACCATGGTACGCTGGAATAAGGTCGGAGATGGCCATGGGACCTCTAATCGATAGAGGTCTAGGTAAAATCCTTCAAGGTTgggccttgaatcttcagaaaTCAGGCACGTGGGAGTCATATGAGGTCGGTGTAGGACTCTCATAGCCTTGGAAGCCATAGATTCCAGTGGCTTGCAGGGCGGAGATGGtatgaggcggctagggtttgagaagtttcgagagtgtttgagagagtgAAGGGTTTAGAGGCGGCTGGTAGGTGGAAATGATTAGGGATGGGGGGTgttggtgaattaaaaaaggtaaggttgAAATGTGGTTGTTGATCATTTTTAACAACGGCCTGGTTAAAAGGGGGGCCGGGCGGGTAATTCAAACGAGCTGTGGGTCAGGTAATTTTAGGAGTTGGGCTGGGgttcaattgggtttaattggggtagaatttggactacaattaaaataaaatctggctagattttaaatagccatgttttctcatttattttataaaaatagcaaattaaattctggaaataaattaaaagtaataaaatgatttataatatataattatcaattaaaaacgctggacttaatttttataaatataaatgcaatcaaatcataaatgaggctaatatcgcaattacatgcagttgagctttaaaaatactaaataaatttgtaaaaacatgcaaaaattatctAAGCTGtagtttagcataaatatgagaattcaacaagtgaatcaccaaaaatgataattttggacacttattggatttttctttgtaaaataaggcaataaaattgattttaaaagcctttaaaatgaaggaaaaataataaaaatatttgtaaatacttatatatgcatacatatgctattttgaaagtattttgcatatgaaatatacagggaaaattgggtatcaacagttgcccctttttacccaggaaggatgaaagagttgtcgagtaaagatatgatggccgattttgaccgaacaaaatggtttgaagaggttgaccATGATctagttcctgagctgcctacatatccctggtcttacagaaatcaggccatatgtagttcaggatccatcggcggaatatgccgatggagatttttcaagacggacgcgatatttgggttaggatggatggttaaagtccaaccgggctgcgggaactggagcgggatttcTCCTGTTGAGACGGTCGTTGCTCGCCAGGTTACCTGCTAATAAGCAttacaagtgtatattgtgcggaaatttaaacgtgatgcaagttcccatcggaccatgaatgttgtctttagacggttaggatgatgtcctcagaccatgacgtcctgggccatgaagcatataataagggatccgcatgccatgaaatgatgctctcgggctatgagaatgatacctccgaactatgacgcctttgaataatgataggCAAAATATAAAAGGGGtcttcaggccatggcatggcgtttttgggctatgaaaatggtgcctccgaacaataaCGCCTTTTGATagattggcgatctttcagcccatgagatgcagaaggtggcggtcattcagccgatgcaagatgtaaatgaagtggtgatatttcagccgatgcaagttgtaaataaagtggcgatatttcagccatgcaagatgtaaatgaagtggcgatctttcagccgatgcaagatgtagatgaagtagcgatctttcagccgatgcaagatgtaaatgaagtggcaatctttcagccacgcagaatgtaaataaagtggcgatatttcagccatgcaagatgtagatgaagtggcgatctttcagccatgtagaatgtaaataaagtggcgatctttcagccatgcagatggagacagagcttagtcccggaaggcagaatggtagccttatgcaatgcagggaatgtagatggagatagagcttagtctcggaaggcggaatggtagccttatgcaatgtagagaatgcagatggagacagagcttagtctcggaaggcataatggtagccttatgcaatgcaagatgcggatggaggtagagcttaacctcggaatgcagaatggtagccttatgcaagaaataaaaggcaggtcgtagtagagttttcttagctgatatctGATTTCGATATTGTGTGCGTATAGCAACTGTGAATAGGTGATGGTTCTGAGAGTTATATTCCTGATCagtatgagtgtatagtatattcgatgattttccaactcaggtgcctgcatccaaagaaaaatcatgactTTTGtgaaggggaaaggttagttcatatccccgctgactttgcttgacctgctcggctctgTTTCAGTGATACTGTGCATAtaattggggtagcgttgctaaacaaagaaaTTTTGGTAACAGAcgtgcatgatttagtaaaaatataacataaatacatactcgagaatagttttctttagatgaaccgacgactccgatgtggttcaagacattggaactttcttgctccggaattttgaggatcctcctcaaaattctgccccagtttatagGGTTGTTGTTTCTAACGGTTGCTTGCGGTGactggctgaaattacttcggaattttgagggtcctcctcaaaattctgccccaattttcaattgtgggggggggaggggagggggggaatgaaaattttattgacttgtgaccgaacccatagggctgcctacgtatcccctcttaaacgagaatcaggtcaggcatagttcaaattacatcataaaagaaagcataaaggttacacatagtatcgtttGACTACGTCTaaattgattggctttggccaaacttctccgtccatttctgcaagtatgagggctcctcctgtcaaaactcggtgaaccatgtacggaccctgccagttgggagagaatttccatttggcttcatcttgatgcaaaaaaaaattctttaacactagctgccccggtgtgaattggctcggcttgactcttttgttgaaggctctggacattctgttctgatagagctgaccatggaaaactacattcattctctttccatctataagagctagcttcTCGTAATGACTTTTCACCCATTATGCGTCGTCcagctctgcttcctgtatgatccttaaggaaggaatttccaccttggcaggaatgactgcctctgtaccgtaaaccagcatatagggggttgccccagttgatgtgcggactgtggtgcagtaccccaataaagcaaatgataacttcacgtgccactgtttatgcttctctatcattttcctcaatatcttcttgatattcttattggcggcttctacggctccgtttatctgaggtctgtaggttgtataattcttgtgtttgatcttgaaggtttaacacatggctttcatcaggtcactgttggGGTTGGAACAATTATCAGTGACAATTGACTCCGGGATCTCGAACTGGCAaacgatacggtcgcggacgaaatctaccacgactttcttagtcactactctgtaagatgctgcttcaacccatttggtgaaataatcaattgctactaggataaacctgttcctgtttgatgcggcaggtttgattggtccgataacatccatttcccaggcggcgaacggccatggagagcttgttgcattaagctcatttggaggcacctttatcatatctacgtgtatctggcagcggtgccactttcggacatactggatgcagtctatttccatagtcatcccaATGTAACCAGCTTGGAGTAtttttttgctaagacaaaaccattcatatgtggatcgcaggtccctgcatgaatatcctctaatagcctggatgcttcctttgtgtcgacacaccttagtaatcccaaattaggagtcctcctgtacaggattcctccgctgtgaaagaaattgttggataacctccaaaGCATGTGCTTCTGAGTAACGTTTGCGAGTTCTGGGTATTCttcttttgccaagtattccttgatatcatgaaaccaaggcttttcgtctgcttcttcttccatatGAGCACAGCAAGctagctgatcatggatctttaccagaatgggatcaatgaaattcttgtctggatgctgtatTATGGATGAAATGGTAGCCAGTGCATTGacgaattcattctggaccctgggaacatgatggaattctgtctttgtgaacctctttctaaCTCCTATATATGATGCAGacaagggagtatcttggagttcttggtcgcccattcttctcggacctgatgtataagcaagtccgaATCttcaattactagcaactcttgaatgttcatgtcaatggccatctggAGCTCTAAGGTGCAGGCTTCACACTCgaccatattgttggtgtaggggaacttgagtttggcagacactagataatgctgaccggtttctaatactaggaccgctcatatgccaactcctttgaaatttgctgctctatTGAAAAACATTATCCAACTATCATAGGACtctacaatatcttctcctatgaatgatacctcttcatcaggaaaatatgttttttggggttcgtattctccgtccatgggattttcagcaaggtgatctgctagtgcctgtcctttgattgctttctgagtcacgtagacaatgtcaaattctgtcaacaggatttgccacttggccagctttccagtgggcatgggcttctgaaagatgtacttcaaaggatccatccttgatatgagatatgtggtataggcacagaaatagtgcctcagcttctgcgccacccaagtcaaagcaccATAGGTGTGCTCTAACaaagaatatcgggcctcgtatggggtgaacttcttactgaggtaatagatgtccTGCTCCTTCCTCTCCATTTCATCATGCTGctccagaacacaaccgaatgctccatccaatactgcgaggtagagcAATAAAGGTCTACATGGCTCGGGCGGGATCAAAACCGGTGGTGTCGACAGGTACTCCTTTATTcggtcgaaggccttttggcagtcatcggtccatttggtagcggcatccttcttcaacaacttaaatattggctcacagataactgtagattgtactatgaaccggctgatatagttaagtctccccaagaaactcattacgtccttcttgttctttagcggtggcaattcttgaatagctttgacctttgatggatccagttctattcctcggcgacttacGATGAACCCAAGTAGGTtttcggcaggaaccccaaatgcgcacttcgcgggatttagttttaggttgtaccttctcagtctattgaagaacttcctcaaatcttccatgtgattagtggctttcttggacttgatgataacatcgtctacatatacttcgatctccttgtgtatcatatcgtggaaaatggtggtcatggccctcatgtaggtggccccaatattctttaatccaaatgacatcatcttgtaacagtacatcccccacggcataatgaaagacAATTtatcagcatcttcttcatccatccagatctgatgataaccagcaaaacaatctacaaatgaccgcaactcatgcttggcgcaattttCGATCatgatgtgtatgttcggcaaggggaagtcgtcttttggactggcccgattgagatcccggtagtcgacacagactctgaccttcccgtccttcttttctactggcacaatgttagctaaccatgttgggtattctactaccctgagaaccttggctttgacttgcttagtgatttcttccttgattttcagattCATGTCAtgcttaaactttctgagcttttgctttaccggcagacatgttggatcagttggcagtttatcagccacaatagatgtactcagaccagtcatgtcatcatacgaccaagcgaatatgttttcatattcccttagaaactatgtgtattccttcttttcggatggcgataagtggacactgattccCGTTTCTTTGATGTTCTCTGCATCTcgcaggttaacaatctcagtctcgtctaggttgttcttaggtctgttctcaaaattctctacttctttaacaatctcttttggtatgtcatcttcctctgaatctatgtttgtttgttgcgttgtcttgttgcgtgtcacagtcattggttcatcaagacaagtaatagtaatgttgtataagtaaagtaatgagagaaaataataagagtaagatttatagggaaaatcgaaatgctttgataaattccataactcttttgaacattgaagatcttattgcgaaatttaAAATGCggaaggaaagtcaactagtaaaaataaaagatagtgcatgatgcttgttcagccttgctaccccgaggctttccgggttCTGGTGGTTCTAATGGTCCatttattgaggcatgctcctctgcttactgcctgtatggaagggccttgtgAAGTAAAATGACGATGtgagagtgcacgaactaacctttggggagggggatAATAAAACTAAAGTAGAAACAAAAAAgataacaagttagtgaggattataagaaaatgttgcgatatttaaacacatcgTGCAAGAATTGAATCGTGTCCTATTTGgaaacctctttgtgcccgaggtatgCCTagagacaagttgatttggagaacttagaatgctagatgcctcattttatttataaaagtagacgaatcccaaaacgacgctaaataacaggaaataaaatgtcactagtggccattggccttattacattcataaagcgaaaaaaaAAATTCCTAGCTACTtgatcccagaaggaccttcttcaggttgaatgctctcgctgatcaaatcctccagttcgtgcAGGATCGTCAGTAAAAATGTCTTTGCtaggtgttctccttcatttccctcagcgttctggcagtcggtgactctcttcctcatttttcctTCTAATTTTAgcagactgtattctagatattccaaatTTTCGCTAGctctggcggccctctctttccactcattgatttggtcatctgatggaaAACTCCTCCACCAATCTAGAAAGGGTGGGGGCGagctaaccataccgaaactggggacctcgttcttcattttctgcaagacaaacaaggttaggcccttacccttGCCAGACtagactatttaacatcaacaattagcataaagaatttagttctccaaataaatgcacagaacgtgataatgtttgtttgggttttagggaaacccagtggactttggacaaggctatcttaaagagtcattatgcagacaacaaaactgactcggctaggctgaccatgatgcatgcacagttagagtaaggtttctatggggttttagactggtacccttgagcagacaactcaagagggaaaggcacggaaccgttgactacaccgttgatcgactagttttactgcaaatatgcctttgccggatttaaagggtgataatttcgaaagagcgcaaccactcattataagcattgctatggtacttgtttggcacgagtggaatatgatgttgaaaacatgcttatgcaataattagaacaagttgtcacgtatttgcatgttATGAAGTGCTTATGGCaattcttcataatttaaagAAGTGATAAAGGAAAGcaataaaggaaagcagtaaaagaaataaaggaaagaaacaaaagacaagtcagttttgtaatAGGAGAGGGAATTAAATACTTAAAGCCATTaagcaaataaagacatataaagaagcgtaaagtcacaataatagcctgaaatagtaaaagcctaaaagaattccccagcagtgtcaccacgctgtcgcgccccctttttctcgcgaaatcgggtttatgacatttgggagacaactcgttccctttcgggaattgggttttgaattgaagtgtcaccacctaatgattaaagtgcgtTAGGACACTTGGAGGGGTTTATTTTGAGCAACCAgatattgggtaagggcttgaatctatcccaaggggaaggtgttaggcacccttaaggatccactagtgtggttcccgacaaaactattgttgtgacttaagtgcaaataacacataggcaaatagaggcttcaaataagaggggattttcacgtactggttacaaataaataaaagtaagaaaaaggaactaaaaggagttaattttcttaaaagaaatggtttaaaaagatttaaaagaaacaaagaaaacaaaggaaagggggggtcctaggtttattaataatatggatcaccccacacaacatccgataatcactcctcaatgaggggctacacgtgatgttatcgcgtggtcatcatatccatatctaccttttcccaccccgttaaggtattaaagcgcggaatggtctcgtttacttattgcatgctattacccgccccaatcttATCAGCctcggaggcacttgggactactaatcctaaagggaggaggtattgggcttatttgtggtttcaaaaggtaaaatactaagacgaccaacaaaacacatatagcaagtttggggaagcatataaacaaataaaagggctcaaacagacctcctttaaaccaaagaaagcacataatgtagcatgacttgcatgtactgtttagggtctgattaaaacttaaaaggttgaggcagactgatttattacatagttcagataagaagcccgaattaggcttgcctgctggttgtagtatataaaatctgattcagtttataaactttcaccctatggcttgcctaagtgttagacgaagaccctataggcatgatatctactgattctagaatcaatgaagtaaacatgaatacatactgatttaagaaaaaatagtctgttattaaagaaaggcaagttttagcaaaagagcatgcatcactattactggttttagacttataggcGAGTGAAGTGGATCCgattcgattaaagctcctataggcatgctttctatgtgttgtcaattttggacacttttataaacatagtaaaaagTCCAGAAATCTTATATGCATgacatctagatgctgaatttcgtttatgaacatgatatctaattgtggttgattatttaagacctataaacatgtttgcccaataaggaatgcatatgcaaggttcagaaataacctataggcaggatatctatatgatatgcagaaattcagaaataacctataggcatggtatctatatgggaatgcaagattcctatagacatggtatctatacatgagaatgcagaaattcttagagacatggtatctatatgagaatgcaagattcctatagacatggtatctatgtgagaatgcaagattcctatagacatggtgtttatatgagaatgcaggaattcataaactcatataggcaggttatctactcctttttgcatacatagttacccctcccttttcactagccatccacGAGAGTCTTATTACAAAGTTGTTACATCCCAAAAagagtaaagtaaagaaaaaaatacaatcagaaaaagtacaaccaaggagagcctaattcagacttcttgtctgaagtatgaagtaaaccaactccaagagatcttatttcaaagcctttctcctatttggatgtgtcagagttccctaagagtttcataagaactctgggtagtgcttacacccaaatgtgtCACTAGATTAAGCcagagtgcagtgtggaagggccagccctcaagtgtccaagttcagagggaacttaaggtcccaaggcaaggctcacaagaggggggcagaacttaggaactaagagggaGTGCAAGTGCGAAAGTAgcattctgaaaggggaaaaggaaaaggggAATAACTTAAAATCAGTTTACATAAGGGTATAGGGGAATGGGGGAATTTGAAAGAGCAAATGAAAAACAGGCTGATAGGCACACccagcaatgggagatgctggcacaccctccagcctatttgcttagaggttaagaccccactggttcaaacttaattcatgggcaacaactcacaTTGCCATGCCTAAAGTCACAACTCTCAAACACATAGTGGTAATGGGGATAGGGAGCAAGGATTCACAGGAGAAACAGTAAATTAGAAATGGATATAAAAGTTGTAAATGAACACATTGTGATGATGCTGaagcttaaattaggacatactagtttcaaagaaacaaatagagaaaatgcagtagtcttgtaaaagccattgtgcagacaagaagagagaatactattatgtgtaagtaagAGTTCAGAAAGATTGTGAAAGTGTCTTATTGTTTATGAatagggtcgtgccttttatagtgtaaaatcaggcaaaaataaggtaagaaaatagttgaggaactaattgtcaatcaattatacaagactccctttaattaaggaattcagattcaaaacgggtaaaaaccatttaaggaaaaaaattaaataaacactttgtgcaaagcatgcaattaggggcaagtacataaaaggttaattaaggacaaggttttgaaATATACGGTTTTTGCAAATAAAgtaagcaaatcaattaacaagcaataaatcaaaagggtctgagattttgcatgaatgaactgagtcaaaaaagatgaagaagggttttaacttaggcTGAGTCGCCGAGAAAAAttagcaaacaatggaaagaaatcaatcaagccatattcagaaggaagtttgaactaattgcaaatttgaaaaccattttagagggaaactcatcatatataaggagcatatgAGAATCTTAAGCATGAAAAAGACTGTGgtgtcattgcaaaatcagtagaagATCCAGTGCAGAAGAGTTTAGCAAGAGCTGGAATCATATGAAGAACAAATGTTTTGAAACTCATTTCAGAGATTCAAAataggttcagaggtctcagaaagaACTGAAACCTCTACCATGTTCCTCTCAGCAACTGAAACTTGTGAGAAACAGGATAGAAAAGTAACATGCAGAGCATAGCagaagaattcaaagaaaatagagtagaagaagctaacACGAAACGTAATGGAAAAGACTGATAAGATCAGTAGAAGAAACATGCTGAGAagtttttagaagaaacttaaacagaacttagtagaaggaaaatagtaaaaCACTTAAAACACAGTAGAgaaatatagtaggagaaacatatcagaACATGGTGGAAGAAAGTATCAGAACACAGCAAAAaagcatacaagaacatagtataggaaaatacagtaggagatGCATACAAGAACAGGATATAGAAAATACAGTAtaagaagcatacaagaacaggatatagaaacacagtagaagaagcatacaagaacgTGGTAGGagaaaaaatataagaacatagtagaagcagatgcacacaaaagaaaaaagaaagaaagtcagagaaacacttaaacattttttCAGAAatccctagatcggaaaagaaatggttttgaaagtaattttgaaagaaaagccagAGAAATCGTTTGAAACTTAGAGGAAGCATAGATACACAATAGATCTAAAAGAattggagaaaacctcgaagggttagggtttcagaggcaCCCCAgtagtgagaaaggctttgaagagTCATCAGTCTAAGTCGGAGAGGTCAAAATCTGGCTCGAACAACCATGGTATGCCGAAataaggccggagatggccgtgggacctcgaatcgacagaggtctgggtacaatccttcaaggtcaggccttgaatcttcataAATCAGGCATGTGGGAGTCATAGGAGGCCGGTGTAGGACTCTCATAGCCTTGGAAGCCATAGATTCCGGTGGCTTTCAAGGCGGAGATGGTATGAGGCAGCTAGAGTTTGAGAAGgttcgagagtgtttgagagagtgGAGGGTTCAGAGGCAGCTAGTAGGtggaaatgattagggttgggggGTGTTGGTGAATTAAAATAGGTAAGGTTGAaatgtggtcgttgatcattttgatcaacggcctggattaaaaggagGGCCGGGCGGGTCATTCAAATGGatgtgggtcgggtaattttaggaattggcctggggttcaattgggtttaattggggtagaatttgggctacaattgaaataaaatctggctagattttaaatagccatttttccatttattttataaaaatagcaaattaaattctggaaataaattgaaagtactaaaatgatttataacatataattatcaattaaaaatactggacttaatttataaatataaatgcaatcaAATCATAAATAAGGCTAATATCGCAATTACATGCATttgagctttaaaaatactaaataaatttgtaaaaacatgcaaaaattatctGAGCTTTAGTTttgcataaatatgagaattcaataagtgaatcaccaaaaaatgataattttggacacttattggatttttcttgataaaataaggcaataatattgattttaaaagcctttaaaattaaggaaaaataataaaaatatttgtaaatactgggatatgcatacatatgttattttgaaagtattttgcatataaaaacatacagagaaaaattgggtatcaacatcgatctacccatcaaacctgtatatatacaatggactccaaggtctagacctagAAACTCCGAGGAAGTAGAGCTTACCAAcaaagctgatgtttgactctgtctgcTGGGAGGGTCTTTGACTCTGTCTACtgggagggtctgtccaactgtcgatgaggacctgcaggcatgaaatgcagcgtccctggcaaaagggacgtcagtacgaaataatttACTGAGTATGTATGGCAACAAAATAACTAAAAGCTGAAACTAAACTAATAATGTattaactgaaagtaactgggggtcaaagataatctgaagatatgcttacctgttgatgctgactcaactctctcaatatagtaagtaaaatagatgtccggccttataaggctcggtatgtgtaactgctctgccgtagtaggctcgctc from Nicotiana sylvestris chromosome 12, ASM39365v2, whole genome shotgun sequence encodes the following:
- the LOC138883089 gene encoding uncharacterized protein — protein: MGDQELQDTPLSASYIGVRKRFTKTEFHHVPRVQNEFVNALATISSIIQHPDKNFIDPILVKIHDQLACCAHMEEEADEKPWFHDIKEYLAKEEYPELANVTQKHMLWRLSNNFFHSGGILWGKSL